A section of the Humulus lupulus chromosome 2, drHumLupu1.1, whole genome shotgun sequence genome encodes:
- the LOC133815524 gene encoding zinc finger BED domain-containing protein RICESLEEPER 2-like encodes MEIEDENVDDLVKEWIKYVETEEGAAEIERPQKRKRKGKKTSTIWEHFTMVKKKVKGKNNKEEKEEDRAECNYCGADYAADSKYCGTSTLWSHVEKKCRKCPFSEWVEQNKKQTMITQFTKKTLDSEVNSSGTTTMKFCQNKVRELISKYFIIDELPFRHIEGKGFRLLVTHFFPKFDFPSRFTIARDIYQLFLEEKKKLRNEFVNRRLSLTTDCWTSIQNISYMCLTAHWIDDNWKMQKRIISFIQVPSHKGDMVAKELISCLNHWGITQLFSITVDNASSNDVALRKVKEYLSEKPNALVLGGEMFHMRCCAHILNLVVSDGLKEMSYAISSIRNAVRYVRSSPARLKRFKEACKDVNVESKALLCLDVVTRWNSTYMMLEAALKFKKAFRYLEGDANYTKYFEEERVNGEKVDGPPDNTDWTNAEVFVKFLKAFYELTLKFSGSLYVTSNLFFQEILEVQVELNDMKSSTDERFKLKFDKYWGNVEKINLLQYIASILDQRFKLDVVHNGFRYLYDPILAEKMIKKVENMMTTLYAFYKGTVMTPSSSNDQQASQSVTSNASGSSSSSSFLIKRRFISSEVTSNDLDDYYADRKEKLVEDTNFDILDWWQRNGNKYPIVSHIARDVLAVQMSTVASESAFSTGGRILDPFRSSLSPKMVEALICSKNWLTCEYDAPIVLRQYMDEIEGLVTSEQVESDTRRSISGFCVFFNNSLVSWKSKKQHTISRSSAEAEYRSMANATTEVIWLLSLLKELIFPQTKPVLLYCDSKSALHISSNLVFHE; translated from the exons ATGGAAATTGAAGATGAAAATGTGGATGATTTGGTGAAAGAATGGATTAAATATGTAGAGACTGAAGAAGGGGCTGCTGAAATCGAACGACCGCAAAAAAGGAAGAGGAAAGGGAAAAAAACATCAACTATTTGGGAACATTTTACTATGGTTAAGAAAAAAGTAAAAGGtaaaaataataaagaggaaAAAGAAGAGGATAGAGCAGAGTGCAACTATTGTGGAGCTGATTATGCAGCTGATAGTAAGTATTGTGGGACTAGTACATTGTGGAGTCATGTTGAGAAAAAGTGCAGGAAGTGTCCATTTAGTGAGTGGGTAGAGCAGAATAAGAAACAAACGATGATAACTCAATTTACAAAGAAGACTCTTGATTCTGAAGTTAACTCAAGTGGGACTACCACAATGAAGTTTTGTCAGAATAAAGTGAGAGAATTGATTAGCAAGTACTTCATTATTGATGAGCTTCCCTTTAGGCATATTGAAGGGAAAGGGTTTCGCTTGCTTGTTACtcatttttttccaaaatttgacTTTCCTTCAAGATTTACAATTGCTCGTGATATCTACCAGTTGTTTTTGGAGGAAAAGAAAAAATTGAGAAATGAATTTGTCAATCGTAGGTTGTCTTTAACTACTGATTGTTGGACTTCCATACAAAATATTAGTTACATGTGCCTAACTGCTCATTGGATTGATGACAATTGGAAGATGCAAAAAAGGATTATTAGTTTCATTCAGGTTCCTAGCCATAAAGGTGACATGGTTGCAAAAGAACTGATCAGTTGCCTCAATCATTGGGGGATTACTCAACTTTTCTCTATCACTGTTGACAATGCCTCTTCAAATGATGTAGCTTTGAGAAAAGTCAAGGAATATTTGTCTGAAAAACCAAATGCTTTAGTTTTGGGTGGAGAGATGTTTCATATGCGGTGTTGTGCACATATTCTGAACTTGGTTGTTAGTGATGGTTTAAAAGAAATGAGTTATGCCATTTCTAGCATAAGGAATGCAGTTAGGTATGTGAGATCTTCACCAGCTAGGTTGAAGAGGTTCAAAGAAGCATGTAAAGATGTAAATGTTGAATCGAAAGCTTTATTATGTTTAGATGTGGTGACAAGGTGGAACTCCACCTACATGATGCTAGAGGCTGCATTGAAGTTTAAGAAAGCTTTTAGGTATTTGGAAGGGGATGCAAATTACACAAAGTATTTTGAAGAAGAAAGAGTAAATGGAGAAAAAGTTGATGGGCCACCAGACAATACTGATTGGACTAATGCAGAAGTATTTGTTAAGTTTCTCAAGGCATTTTATGAACTTACATTAAAGTTCAGTGGGTCATTGTATGTCACATCAAACCTTTTCTTCCAAGAGATTCTTGAAGTTCAAGTTGAGCTGAATGATATGAAGAGTAGTACAGATGAAAGATTCAAATTGAAGTTTGACAAGTATTGGGGCAATGTTGAGAAGATTAATTTGTTGCAATATATTGCCTCTATTTTGGATCAAAGATTCAAATTGGATGTTGTTCATAACGGTTTCAGGTATCTCTATGATCCCATTCTAGCTGAAAAAATGATAAAGAAAGTTGAGAATATGATGACTACCTTGTATGCATTTTATAAGGGCACTGTTATGACACCTAGTTCCTCTAATGATCAACAAGCAAGTCAAAGTGTCACTTCCAATGCAAGTGGAAGTTCTAGTAGCTCGTCATTTCTTATTAAGCGAAGGTTTATTTCGAGTGAAGTAACCAGCAATGATTTGGATGATTATTATGCAGATCGAAAGGAAAAGTTAGTTGAGGATACTAATTTTGACATTCTAGATTGGTGGCAAAGGAATGGAAACAAGTATCCTATTGTCTCTCATATTGCAAGAGATGTTCTGGCTGTTCAAATGTCTACTGTTGCCTCTGAATCAGCTTTTTCAACTGGAGGACGGATTCTCGATCCATTTAGAAGCTCTTTGTCTCCAAAGATGGTCGAGGCTTTAATTTGCTCAAAGAATTGGTTGACTTGTGAATATGATGCTCCTATTGTGTTGAGACAATACATGGACGAAATCGAAGGTTTGGTGACATCCGAGCAAGTTGAGTCAG ACACTCGGCGTTCCATTTCaggtttttgtgtgtttttcaaCAACTCTTTGGTCTCTTGGAAATCAAAGAAACAACACACCATCTCTCGCTCTTCTGCTGAAGCTGAGTATAGATCCATGGCTAATGCCACCACTGAAGTTATTTGGCTACTCTCCTTACTCAAAGAACTTATTTTTCCTCAAACAAAACCAGTTCTTCTCTACTGTGACAGCAAATCAGCTCTTCATATCTCTTCCAATCTTGTCTTCCATGAATGA
- the LOC133819482 gene encoding late embryogenesis abundant protein Lea5-like, whose protein sequence is MAMAGSLSKSKLLINQALPLSNSITRRGYAASSQGSIGVRLGKGGCMVGNNEVEGRPNKYSEDKEAAASAWIPDPLTGYYRPANRAVEIDPVELRQMLSNNKVRPL, encoded by the exons ATGGCTATGGCTGGCTCTCTCTCAAAGTCTAAGCTCCTAATTAACCAGGCTCTTCCCCTCTCCAATAGTATTACTCG GAGGGGTTACGCGGCGTCATCTCAAGGGTCCATAGGGGTACGATTAGGTAAGGGAGGGTGTATGGTAGGGAATAACGAAGTGGAAGGGAGGCCTAACAAGTACTCAGAAGACAAAGAAGCAGCAGCCTCTGCATGGATCCCAGATCCATTAACTGGCTATTACAGGCCTGCTAATCGTGCGGTTGAGATCGACCCAGTTGAGCTTCGTCAAATGCTGTCGAACAATAAAGTCAGACCCCTTTAG